GGATGCGTAGGAGCAAAGCGTGGCGATTTGGCAGTACTCACAGAAGGCTTTGTTCTCGCTCCATTCTTCACGCGCCAGCTCGGTAGAGGTGATTGCATCGAACAGGATCTTGAGGCCCATTGCGATTGGCAGTAGTGGATTTTCCTTCGCTCGGTTCTCGCCACCTGCAGATGCCAGGTAGGCGGTCATGCCGTAGGTTACTAACATCAGTGGTCCGTCTGGGCCGCCGAAGCGATAGGCGTAGTTGGAGGCATCAACCTTGTCTGCGTTGAGGAATGGCACTGGCGGATCGGGCAGGTGGTCGATGACGCCGGTTTGGTAGAGCGAGACGAGTTGCGCCATGGTTGCGCCAACCATAGACAGGCCGATGATCTGACGACGGCGTTCTAGGTCAGGGGTTTTACCTTCACGCAGTTCTCGGCTCAGTTGTTGTGGTTCCATAAAAGTTGTAAATTTCTAGTTTTTGTATAAGGACAAAAGGTATTCGACTGGCGATGGTTTGAGCCTGCATCTGCGTTCTGCTGGGTAGTTCCAATGCCTTTAATGGGCTGGATAACCTGACCCTTATGTTCGGCAAGCTTTTCAATGCGTACCACCTACCTCAGAGGTAGTTCGTTGGGTCGGAATGCTTCAGCTGGGTTGTTCGTTAGGAACGTGTTAGCCGGGTTAGAAATTGGGAATTTTCAAACGTGAAGGGCATGCCTATCTAGAACCTTGTTGATGGGTCGTTGCTCCGCCGCCTCTTGACTGACTCCCCAAGAGGCGGTTTTTTATGCAAACGGACGGGGAAGGGAAGCGGCTCATCGCCCTGCTAATGGCAATGACGTTGGTGACAGCAGGATTGCCAGTGCTGATGGATCTATTTAGAGTCGGAGTTTTGCACGGCTCGGAGCAAGCTAGGCGAGAGGCTGTAGAGCGAGACGGTTGAACCGCCGCCTTGGGGATAGACGGTGACTTTGCGAATCAGGTCACGGGCTTCGAGGCCCAAGAGTAGGGGCTGGAGGTCTTGGGGTTCGAGGTTGCTGTTCCGGCTGAGCAGGTTGAGGGTGACACGGGAGTGTCCGCCGTTGGGTTCGAGGTAGTTGGCGATAGTCAGCAGAATTAGTTTGAGCGGGGCGGCGAGGTTGAGCTGGCGGGTGATGTGGTCCCAGAGGGCGAGGCGAAGGTTGGTGCTCATGGTTAGGGGTTGGGATTGGTACTTGGAACTGCAAGCTTGGTGTTCTGAGCTGCGGCATCGGTGCTCTGAACTGCAAGCTCGGTGCTTTGAACTGCGACATCGGTGCTTTGAACTGCGACATCGTTGCTTTGAACTGCGACATCGATGCTTTGAACTGCGACATCGGTGCTTTGAACTCTGGCATCGGTGCTCTGAACTCCGGCATCAGTGCCCTATACCTCCGGCATCGGTGCTTTGAACTCTGACGTCGGTGCTTCGAACTCCGACATCGATGCTTTGAACTGCGAGTTCGGTGCTCTATACCTCCGGCATCGGTGTTCTGAACTGCGGCATCGATGCTTTGAGCTGTGACGTCGGTGTTCTGAACTGCGGCATCGATGCTTTGAGCTGCAACGTCGGTGTTCTGAGCTGCGACATCGAGGCTTTGAGGGGTAACCCAACTAGGCTTGTTTCGCTAGGTGAGGAGTAGTGCTTTGACAGTTACGCAGTTGGGCATGTCTCTGCCTCCACAAGTGCCGCCAATAGCGCAACACGTCTCCGGGGTAGGAGTAGCGCTGGATTTCAGTTTTGATGACTTCGCCAATCCACTCGAGTAGGTGCAAATCATTGCAGGCTTGGATGGTGAGGGCACAGGCGGCAAGCCACTGGTTGAATTTGCGATAGCTGAGGAATTGTCCGCCTCGGTCAGCACGATGGACAAACAGCACATGTAGCCAGTGTTCAATGCGGCAAATCAGCGATTCGGGAATGCCCAAAAAACGAGCGACTTGAGACAAAGGAATGCAAAGCTGCGGCTGCAACACCTGGGTGAGGTGCATGACAAGAACTCCAAAAACTTGAGGGCAATGAGATCCTGTGACCCTATGCAGGGCCAAGGAAGGCAAGTGCTAAACTGCCCCCTAGCCGCCAGGTTGTTCGATGCAACCTGGCGGTTAGTTCCCCAGAGTTTCCATAAGACCCTGGGGGACGCCTAGGGGTCCAGTTGCCTGAGTTGGAAGGTAACAGAGCCCTGCCGCTGGAGTCAAGTAGGCAGTGCAAAAAAGATCTGTGTATTACAGAGAACCGAGTGCTGTGAGTACTGAAACGCAAGCACTAGCCCCATTACACTTGCTGATCTGCTTCCTACTCACTCCAAAGCCTTGACTGTATAGACGTTCAGACTGAAAACGTAAAAAACGTGATACGGTATTGACAGTTGCAGAGCTACTAGCCATCATGAGGTGAAGGGATAAGGCGAGTAAACATGAACAGCCGTTTTAAGCAAATCCCAATGTCAGAGTTACGAGTCAAACTACCAAAACTCAGGCGACAGGTTCAGTCAGGTAGCTTACGTCTTGTGTGTACTCACTATGGAGAAGTAGCAGCTTTTCTGCTGCCACTACAAGATGTTGATGTTCTCAATTCTGGTGAAGGAGAAATTAGTATCCAGAGAAGTGAGGAAATTCCTCTGACCGAGTTCCGTGACCAACTAACCGAAGCATGGGAAAGGCTGTTAGGTGGTACGGATTGTATCTATTTAACGTTTCACAAAAGACGGGTTGTTGCGTTCGTATCGCCTCGTTTTACTCATCACCTTTCGTTGCCATTGATCGGTAACGCGGACAAAGTTTTGTTTTTCCCTTCTGAAATCCAGATCTGACTACTTTGGCTTGAGGAGTTATGAAGTGTACAAATTCACGTATTTCGACGAGCAAGTTAAATCGATATTTTCTGACAGAAGTGCCTTCTGGGACACTGATCTTGAACAAGAGCTTTCCCCTGTTCTAGAGACTCTCAAGAAATGCGGCGAAGTCGCAGGAGCTAGTTGTGGAGTCAAGCCAGGCGTCTCAGGGTTAGTCTACGAACTCAGAGGACGAACTTTCCAGATTACTTATACTGTCGATGTCTTTAGAAAAGAGATCAGATTTTATGAGTTTCAACAAATATCTCACTCAATTGATTGGAAAACCGCTCTAGAGCAAGATCTTCGTGTTGGTGAGAACCAGTCCGTTTACATTCCTCAAATCGGTGATCCGCACAAATTTATTAAAGCTGTTGAATTAATTCACTATGGAATTAATACCCCTAAAGATCTAGGTATCGCATTCCGTAGTGGTGCAAAAAAAGATAGAGACTTGGCGAGGAGAGGTGACTATCTTGGGCGACCTATTATAGAGATTGGTCTGGCTAGTAGGTGTCAAAACGAGAAGCAGCCTTCAAGTATTTACATTTTGACGGAACGGGGTAAACGCATTGCTGAGAGCAATGATTTAGAGACCCGTGAACGTCTCCTAGCAGAAGCGCTGTTGGGTCTCTACCCAATTCAAATGATAATTGAGGAGACAACTCGCGGTAACAAAGAACTAACCAAAGAATTAATCCAAGAGATTATTTCTCTAGTGAGCCTCGGTGATTGTGGAGGAACCACAAATCCTCGTAGAGCTAGTTCTTTACGAGCATTAGTGAATTGGGTGACAAGGTGGGCAGGCATTCCCATACGGCGGGAAGGCAATGATGGTGTTCAACTCTACATTCCTTACATTTATGCAAACTAGACAGTACAGTTTTGAAACTCAGCGCAAAGTTGGACAAGAAGGCGAGACATTCTTAGATGAATGGTTATCTCCTGTCTACAAAGTGTTGGATGTTTCTGAAGACCTGAAGTATCGGCACTCAGGAATAGACCGAGTAGTTACTCGGTTAGATGGATCAGTCATCACAGTTGAATATAAGTTTGATGTGGCTGCTAAACGAACACGCAACCTTTTCTTTGAGACCGTCTCAAACGATAAGGAGCAGATCCCGGGATGGGGATGGAGCTCACAGGCAGATTACTGGATTTTTTTGATACCGAAGCAAGAAATCATCGTCTTTCAACCAGCAAAGTTGAGGGCATTAGTTTGGGAAT
The sequence above is drawn from the Leptolyngbya sp. FACHB-261 genome and encodes:
- a CDS encoding prevent-host-death family protein; the protein is MNSRFKQIPMSELRVKLPKLRRQVQSGSLRLVCTHYGEVAAFLLPLQDVDVLNSGEGEISIQRSEEIPLTEFRDQLTEAWERLLGGTDCIYLTFHKRRVVAFVSPRFTHHLSLPLIGNADKVLFFPSEIQI
- a CDS encoding vitamin K epoxide reductase family protein, producing MEPQQLSRELREGKTPDLERRRQIIGLSMVGATMAQLVSLYQTGVIDHLPDPPVPFLNADKVDASNYAYRFGGPDGPLMLVTYGMTAYLASAGGENRAKENPLLPIAMGLKILFDAITSTELAREEWSENKAFCEYCQIATLCSYASLALAMPEITTAVHTLLGQKDDGGVLSNA